A genomic region of Erythrobacter sp. SCSIO 43205 contains the following coding sequences:
- the dut gene encoding dUTP diphosphatase has protein sequence MTNKVQIKVKRLPTGVDLPLPAYATDGAAGMDVVASEDMSIAPGDRKAVPTGLSVAIPEGYEIQVRPRSGLAFKHGVTVPNTPGTIDSDYRGELKVLMINHGTHEFKIERGDRVAQLIVAPVTQGVWEEVDELDDTTRGDGGFGSTGGHKEL, from the coding sequence GTGACCAATAAAGTGCAAATCAAAGTGAAGCGCCTGCCAACGGGCGTCGACCTTCCCCTGCCGGCTTATGCGACCGATGGCGCTGCGGGCATGGATGTGGTGGCATCCGAAGATATGTCGATTGCGCCAGGGGACCGTAAAGCAGTGCCGACCGGGCTCAGCGTGGCGATCCCCGAAGGCTATGAGATACAGGTTCGCCCGCGCTCTGGCCTTGCGTTCAAGCACGGCGTAACTGTGCCCAATACGCCAGGCACAATCGACAGCGATTATCGCGGCGAGCTTAAAGTGCTCATGATCAATCATGGAACCCACGAGTTTAAGATCGAGCGCGGCGACCGCGTGGCGCAACTTATCGTAGCCCCTGTCACGCAAGGCGTCTGGGAAGAAGTTGACGAGCTCGACGACACGACCCGCGGCGATGGCGGCTTTGGCTCAACCGGCGGTCATAAAGAGCTTTAG
- a CDS encoding class I SAM-dependent methyltransferase, whose amino-acid sequence MSESTSETVSFGYENVTPEEKTRRVGQVFSSVAKKYDIMNDAMSFGMHRGWKDRFVKRVKPQAGENILDMAGGTGDIAFRMADRGANVTVADINQEMLDVGAERAMERSEAPGAGSLVFSRQNAEEVTFPANTFDAYTIVFGIRNVTHKDKALKEALRVLRPGGRFYCMEFSVTDWSGFREIYDFYSMNIMPRMGQVIAGDTESYRYLAESIRKFPRAPEFEAMIREAGFVNTKAEIILGGAVAIHSGWKV is encoded by the coding sequence ATGAGTGAAAGCACATCTGAAACCGTCTCGTTCGGCTATGAAAATGTAACCCCAGAGGAAAAGACCCGCCGTGTGGGGCAGGTTTTCTCGTCCGTCGCCAAGAAATACGACATCATGAACGATGCGATGAGTTTCGGGATGCACCGCGGCTGGAAGGATCGTTTTGTCAAACGCGTGAAGCCGCAAGCGGGCGAAAACATCCTCGACATGGCAGGCGGCACGGGCGACATTGCCTTTCGCATGGCCGATCGCGGCGCGAATGTGACGGTTGCCGATATCAATCAGGAAATGCTCGACGTAGGCGCAGAGCGCGCGATGGAGCGCAGCGAGGCTCCGGGCGCAGGCAGCTTGGTTTTCTCTCGACAAAATGCAGAAGAGGTTACTTTCCCGGCGAACACATTTGACGCCTACACCATTGTCTTTGGCATCCGGAACGTGACCCATAAGGACAAGGCCTTGAAGGAAGCGCTGCGCGTTCTTCGCCCCGGTGGCCGCTTTTACTGTATGGAGTTTTCGGTCACTGACTGGTCGGGCTTCCGCGAAATCTACGACTTTTATTCGATGAATATCATGCCGCGCATGGGGCAGGTGATTGCAGGCGATACAGAGAGCTATCGCTATCTGGCGGAAAGTATCCGCAAATTCCCCCGCGCGCCTGAATTCGAGGCGATGATCCGCGAGGCGGGCTTTGTGAACACCAAGGCCGAGATCATTCTGGGCGGCGCGGTTGCCATCCATTCGGGGTGGAAGGTCTAA
- the ubiB gene encoding 2-polyprenylphenol 6-hydroxylase translates to MTKPATHLFRLARWGITLARRRALVGIEEDPNAPAPVKTLAKIARLATFTSKKGERDYAGAFRAIGPAAIKLGQSLATRPDLVGEEAAHNLLQLQDNLPPVDFALIRESIESSFGQPLEALFSEIDPDPVGAASIAQVHKGVTTDGRKVAIKVLRPGIREKFAKDIQTYEWAAAHVEAMGGEAQRLRPRLTIANFKRWTNSELDLRREAASASELAEDMRGVDGYRIPAIDWDRTNGRVMTVEWVDGIKISRRDELIAAGHDLEQLSQRLVISFLTQAISAGFFHADMHQGNLFVQDDGTIVAIDFGIMGRIDRRARQWLAEILYGLTTGNYKRVAEIHFEAQYVPSYHSVGEFATALRAVGEPMRGKPVKELSVGQMLDGLFAITRDFDMQTQPHLLLLQKTMVMVEGIATQLNPDINMWDTAAPYVRSWIRDELGPEAAVAERLKEDAQTFLRLPDLIRRIEDRFPPKGGAPEAPPLPEVKLMGRIGDKDASRQSGGWLGYFVAGLVGAGAVWGASVAGLI, encoded by the coding sequence ATGACCAAACCAGCAACGCACCTTTTCCGTCTTGCAAGATGGGGCATCACCCTTGCGCGCCGCCGTGCGCTTGTCGGGATTGAGGAAGACCCTAACGCGCCAGCGCCAGTCAAGACTTTGGCAAAGATCGCGCGACTTGCGACGTTCACCTCCAAAAAGGGGGAGCGTGATTACGCTGGCGCTTTCCGCGCAATTGGCCCTGCGGCGATCAAATTGGGGCAATCGCTCGCGACCCGTCCCGATCTCGTGGGCGAAGAGGCCGCGCACAATCTTTTGCAGCTTCAGGACAATCTGCCGCCGGTCGATTTTGCGCTTATCCGCGAATCGATTGAAAGCTCCTTTGGCCAGCCTTTGGAAGCGCTGTTTTCCGAGATTGATCCAGACCCGGTGGGCGCTGCATCAATTGCTCAGGTGCATAAAGGTGTGACCACTGACGGGCGAAAGGTCGCGATCAAAGTCCTTCGCCCCGGTATCCGTGAGAAATTTGCCAAGGACATTCAAACCTATGAATGGGCCGCAGCTCACGTAGAGGCGATGGGAGGCGAGGCACAGCGCCTTCGCCCGCGTTTGACGATTGCCAATTTCAAACGGTGGACCAATTCTGAACTCGACCTGCGCCGTGAAGCGGCCTCAGCATCGGAACTGGCTGAGGATATGCGCGGGGTTGATGGCTATCGCATCCCGGCGATTGACTGGGACCGGACCAATGGGCGGGTGATGACGGTTGAATGGGTTGACGGGATCAAAATCTCGCGCCGTGATGAATTGATCGCTGCTGGCCATGATCTCGAACAATTGTCCCAGCGTCTCGTGATCAGCTTCCTGACCCAAGCGATCAGCGCTGGTTTCTTCCACGCCGATATGCACCAAGGGAACCTGTTCGTGCAGGACGATGGCACCATCGTTGCGATTGATTTTGGCATTATGGGCCGGATCGACCGGCGCGCGCGGCAATGGCTCGCTGAAATTCTCTACGGCCTGACCACTGGCAATTACAAACGCGTCGCGGAAATTCATTTCGAGGCGCAATATGTGCCAAGCTATCATTCGGTAGGCGAGTTTGCGACCGCCCTTCGCGCAGTGGGCGAACCCATGCGTGGCAAGCCTGTAAAAGAGCTCTCAGTTGGTCAGATGCTCGATGGCCTGTTCGCGATCACCCGTGATTTCGATATGCAGACCCAGCCGCACCTTTTGCTCTTGCAGAAAACCATGGTGATGGTCGAAGGCATCGCAACACAGCTTAATCCCGACATCAATATGTGGGATACCGCCGCGCCTTATGTGCGTTCGTGGATCCGCGATGAGCTGGGACCGGAGGCGGCAGTGGCAGAGCGCCTGAAAGAGGACGCGCAAACCTTCCTTCGTCTGCCCGACCTTATCCGCCGTATCGAAGACCGCTTCCCACCCAAAGGCGGCGCGCCCGAAGCGCCTCCCTTGCCAGAGGTCAAGCTCATGGGACGTATCGGCGACAAGGACGCATCCAGACAGAGCGGCGGCTGGCTCGGCTATTTCGTCGCAGGGCTGGTTGGTGCTGGCGCTGTTTGGGGCGCAAGCGTGGCCGGGCTCATTTAG
- a CDS encoding phosphopantothenate--cysteine ligase family flavoprotein, producing the protein MGVENLHFEDDGQAVSVKEPKILLVVGGGIAAYKSLELVRLIRKGGGSVTPVVTKGGQQFVTPMSLAALSESQVYTSLFDLKNEVEMGHIELSREADLVVVCPATADLMAKMAAGVADDLATTLLLATNKPVLAVPAMNVKMWEHASTVRNVATLRDNGVHVLHPDEGMMACGEFGYGRLPEPPAIWRAIAEHFGIEVEEEAPAPATTLPPAEVEALEPEDESEAASSGGLSGLLSRIIPRSTEKRSAEEIEAELHALGEAEVPEEFLQELPEEEIEFDPNLAGSPLAKKGAGKAAPPVDQDAINHEVDERRLAPDAAEEGLSDKASDLVEAREDTKVTAKAAAPASMEAIAADEEEIAGIVADAAHQPLAGRHVLVTAGPTWESIDPVRYIANRSSGKQGFAIAAAAAALGANVTLVAGPVFLKTPAGVKRIDVESAEEMSSAVKRALPADVAVMVAAVADWRPKEYRDEKIKKRGSAPPALMLTENPDILTNVAAGTNRPALVVGFAAETDAVIDHAKQKRKRKAADWIVANDVSGDVMGGDNNAVHIITSEGVESLDQMPKGEVAMALVNRMADALAAKG; encoded by the coding sequence ATGGGTGTAGAAAACCTACATTTTGAGGACGATGGACAAGCTGTGAGCGTCAAGGAACCCAAGATTCTCCTCGTGGTGGGCGGCGGTATTGCGGCTTACAAATCGCTTGAGCTGGTGCGCCTCATCCGCAAGGGCGGGGGATCGGTCACTCCGGTTGTGACCAAAGGCGGGCAGCAGTTCGTAACGCCCATGTCACTTGCGGCCCTGTCCGAATCCCAAGTTTACACCTCGCTCTTCGACCTCAAGAATGAGGTGGAGATGGGCCACATCGAACTGTCGCGCGAGGCAGATCTTGTGGTCGTTTGCCCGGCGACGGCTGACCTCATGGCGAAGATGGCGGCAGGGGTTGCCGATGACCTTGCGACCACATTGCTGCTGGCCACGAACAAGCCCGTCTTGGCGGTGCCTGCGATGAACGTGAAGATGTGGGAGCACGCCTCCACCGTGCGCAATGTTGCGACATTGCGCGACAATGGCGTTCATGTGCTCCACCCCGACGAAGGGATGATGGCGTGCGGTGAATTTGGCTATGGCCGCCTGCCCGAGCCCCCTGCAATCTGGCGCGCGATTGCTGAGCACTTTGGGATTGAGGTCGAGGAAGAGGCGCCTGCGCCCGCGACGACGCTGCCGCCTGCCGAAGTCGAAGCGCTTGAGCCTGAGGATGAAAGCGAAGCAGCATCGTCTGGTGGGCTCAGCGGATTGCTTTCACGCATTATCCCGCGCTCTACTGAAAAACGCAGTGCCGAAGAGATTGAGGCGGAACTCCACGCTCTTGGCGAAGCCGAGGTGCCAGAAGAGTTTCTGCAAGAACTTCCCGAAGAAGAGATCGAGTTTGATCCAAACCTCGCAGGCTCCCCGCTTGCGAAGAAGGGGGCAGGCAAGGCCGCGCCTCCGGTCGATCAGGATGCGATCAATCACGAGGTTGATGAGCGCCGCCTTGCGCCTGACGCCGCAGAAGAGGGCCTTTCCGACAAGGCATCCGACCTTGTCGAAGCGCGCGAGGATACCAAAGTCACAGCGAAGGCTGCTGCACCCGCATCAATGGAAGCGATTGCCGCGGATGAAGAAGAGATCGCCGGGATCGTTGCGGACGCAGCGCATCAACCGCTCGCGGGTCGCCATGTGCTTGTCACTGCCGGTCCGACGTGGGAATCGATTGATCCGGTGCGCTACATCGCCAATCGCTCAAGCGGAAAGCAAGGCTTTGCCATTGCTGCTGCCGCCGCTGCTTTGGGCGCAAATGTCACTCTGGTGGCGGGCCCTGTGTTCCTCAAAACGCCTGCCGGGGTAAAGCGGATTGATGTTGAAAGCGCGGAGGAAATGTCATCTGCGGTCAAACGTGCACTTCCCGCAGATGTCGCCGTAATGGTGGCCGCGGTCGCCGATTGGCGGCCTAAGGAATATCGCGACGAAAAGATCAAGAAGCGCGGCTCTGCCCCGCCTGCTTTGATGCTGACCGAAAACCCGGACATCTTGACCAATGTTGCGGCTGGCACCAACCGCCCGGCATTGGTCGTGGGTTTTGCTGCTGAAACCGATGCGGTGATCGACCACGCCAAGCAAAAGCGCAAACGCAAGGCCGCCGACTGGATTGTCGCCAATGACGTATCAGGCGATGTGATGGGCGGAGATAACAACGCCGTGCACATCATCACGAGCGAGGGCGTGGAAAGCCTCGATCAAATGCCCAAGGGCGAGGTTGCAATGGCGCTGGTGAACCGTATGGCTGATGCTTTGGCAGCAAAGGGCTGA
- the mutM gene encoding bifunctional DNA-formamidopyrimidine glycosylase/DNA-(apurinic or apyrimidinic site) lyase gives MPELPEVETTVRGLAKFLDGARIERVVLNRPDLRRPFPEDLVQVMTGATITSLSRRAKYGLFHLDREQSVIFHLGMSGRWRIDPEEPDKHDHMVLETAHNRFALCDPRRFGSVDMVASHALDQWGPFAALGPEPLGPELTPAYLKAALKGKTQSIKLCLLDQRIVAGLGNIYVCEALWRSGIRPTKQGGKVTRPQLERLVPAIKDVLTASIRDGGSTLRDYAAPDGELGYFATRFDVYGREGEVCHKADGGTIKRIVQGGRSTWYCPVCQK, from the coding sequence ATGCCTGAATTACCTGAAGTCGAAACAACTGTCAGAGGACTTGCAAAGTTCCTTGATGGCGCGCGGATTGAGCGGGTGGTGCTCAACCGTCCCGATTTGCGCCGTCCTTTCCCCGAGGATTTGGTGCAGGTGATGACCGGCGCAACCATCACCAGCCTCTCGCGCAGGGCGAAATACGGCCTTTTCCATCTCGACCGCGAGCAGTCGGTGATCTTCCATCTTGGTATGAGCGGGCGCTGGCGGATTGATCCAGAGGAACCCGACAAGCATGACCATATGGTGTTGGAAACCGCGCACAACCGCTTTGCCTTGTGCGACCCTAGGCGATTCGGTTCTGTTGATATGGTGGCGAGCCATGCGCTCGATCAATGGGGCCCGTTTGCCGCTCTGGGACCGGAGCCTTTGGGACCAGAGCTAACGCCCGCCTATTTAAAGGCCGCCCTTAAGGGAAAAACCCAAAGCATAAAGCTGTGCCTGCTTGATCAAAGGATAGTGGCAGGGCTTGGCAATATCTATGTGTGCGAAGCCTTGTGGCGTTCTGGCATTCGGCCAACCAAACAGGGCGGCAAGGTGACGCGGCCCCAGCTGGAACGGCTCGTTCCCGCAATCAAGGACGTGCTCACCGCCTCGATCCGCGACGGGGGCTCTACTTTGAGAGACTATGCCGCCCCGGACGGCGAGCTTGGCTATTTCGCGACGCGTTTTGATGTCTATGGCCGCGAGGGGGAGGTGTGCCACAAGGCGGACGGCGGCACTATCAAGCGGATCGTTCAGGGCGGGCGCAGCACGTGGTATTGCCCGGTCTGCCAGAAGTAG
- the rpsT gene encoding 30S ribosomal protein S20: MANTPQARKRIRRNNRRAEINTARMSRIRSFVKKVETALEAGNKDEAAAALKAAQPELARGVARGVMHKNTVARKMSRLSKRVAAL; this comes from the coding sequence ATGGCAAACACGCCTCAAGCCCGTAAGCGCATCCGTCGCAACAATCGCCGCGCTGAAATCAACACGGCGCGCATGAGCCGCATCCGCAGCTTCGTCAAGAAAGTCGAAACTGCTCTTGAAGCTGGCAATAAAGACGAAGCAGCCGCAGCTCTTAAAGCTGCTCAGCCGGAACTGGCTCGCGGTGTTGCGCGCGGCGTGATGCACAAGAACACGGTCGCGCGCAAAATGTCGCGCCTGTCAAAGCGAGTCGCCGCTCTCTGA